A single genomic interval of Streptococcus oralis subsp. dentisani harbors:
- the hslO gene encoding Hsp33 family molecular chaperone HslO, which translates to MDKIIKTISESGAFRAFVLDSTETVRTAQEKHQTQASSTVALGRTLIASQILAANEKGNTKLTVKVLGTSSLGAIITVADTKGNVKGYVQNPGVDIKKTATGEVLVGPFVGNGQFLVITDYGTGNPYNSMTPLISGEIGEDLAYYLTESQQTPSAVGLNVLLDKDDKVEVAGGFLLQVLPGAKEEEIARFEKRIQEMPAISTLLESDDHIESLLKAIYGDESYKRLSEEEIRFQCDCSKDRFLNALASLPNSDLEEMKAEDHGAEITCQFCQTTYNFDENDLEELIHDKS; encoded by the coding sequence ATGGATAAAATTATTAAAACAATATCAGAAAGCGGAGCCTTTCGTGCTTTTGTCCTTGATAGCACGGAAACCGTCCGCACTGCTCAAGAAAAACATCAAACTCAAGCCAGTTCAACTGTTGCACTTGGCCGTACCCTTATCGCCAGCCAAATTCTCGCAGCCAATGAAAAAGGAAATACCAAGCTAACGGTTAAAGTTCTTGGAACGAGCTCTCTCGGTGCCATCATCACGGTCGCAGATACTAAGGGCAATGTCAAAGGCTACGTTCAAAATCCAGGTGTTGACATCAAAAAAACTGCAACTGGTGAAGTCCTTGTCGGACCTTTTGTCGGAAATGGTCAATTTCTCGTTATCACAGACTATGGCACTGGAAATCCTTACAACTCCATGACTCCTCTCATCTCTGGGGAAATCGGTGAAGACTTGGCATACTACCTGACTGAAAGCCAACAAACCCCTTCAGCAGTCGGCCTCAATGTTCTTTTGGATAAAGACGACAAGGTCGAAGTTGCCGGTGGTTTTCTTCTCCAAGTCTTGCCAGGAGCCAAGGAAGAAGAGATTGCTCGCTTTGAAAAACGCATCCAAGAAATGCCAGCTATCTCGACACTTCTTGAAAGCGACGACCATATCGAATCTCTCCTCAAAGCTATTTATGGTGACGAATCATACAAACGCCTATCTGAAGAAGAAATCCGTTTCCAATGTGACTGCAGCAAAGATCGCTTTTTAAACGCTCTTGCCAGCCTTCCAAACTCAGACCTTGAGGAAATGAAAGCGGAAGATCACGGGGCAGAAATCACTTGTCAATTCTGCCAAACAACTTATAACTTTGACGAAAACGACCTGGAGGAACTCATTCATGACAAATCTTAA
- a CDS encoding AAA family ATPase translates to MKKKTAVVFGTFAPLHQGHIDLIQRAKRQCEQVWVVVSGYEGDRGEQVGLTLQKRFRYIREAFRDDELTSVCKLDETNLPRYPMGWQEWLDQMLAEISYDETQQELTFFVGEEEYQQELAKRGFETVLQERKFGITATMIRENPSKYWKYIAQPFRRQFTKKVLIMGSASNGKTTLAKDLARYYDAPVSLEYAREYQIKNNVRDDELTPKDYYYLLLGQYDQTSKLIDSNANRGLVIADTNSLVTKGYYDYYMETEDQGDLSGETFDNLFASILAKEKWDLILFVQPVGSYVNDGFRDMTMAEDHIRYSFSQHLDQMREIYLTNIPLVYLAEDYLGNYEAAKVAIDAIYQAD, encoded by the coding sequence ATGAAAAAGAAAACTGCAGTGGTGTTTGGAACATTTGCTCCGCTTCATCAAGGGCATATCGATCTGATTCAGCGAGCGAAGCGTCAGTGTGAGCAGGTCTGGGTAGTCGTGTCAGGCTATGAGGGAGACCGTGGTGAGCAGGTTGGGTTGACATTGCAAAAACGATTTCGCTATATCCGAGAGGCTTTTCGTGATGACGAGTTGACCTCTGTCTGCAAGCTGGATGAGACCAATCTTCCCCGTTATCCTATGGGCTGGCAGGAGTGGTTGGACCAGATGTTAGCGGAGATTTCCTATGATGAAACCCAGCAAGAACTGACTTTTTTTGTGGGAGAAGAAGAATACCAGCAAGAGCTAGCTAAACGTGGATTTGAGACCGTTCTGCAAGAAAGAAAGTTTGGTATCACGGCGACTATGATTCGAGAAAATCCAAGCAAATATTGGAAATACATCGCTCAACCCTTCCGTCGTCAGTTTACAAAGAAAGTGTTGATTATGGGAAGTGCCAGCAATGGGAAGACTACTTTAGCAAAGGATTTGGCTAGGTATTACGATGCGCCCGTCAGTCTGGAATACGCGCGTGAGTATCAGATTAAAAATAACGTCCGCGATGATGAATTGACTCCAAAGGATTACTACTATCTCCTGTTGGGACAGTATGACCAGACCTCAAAACTAATCGACAGCAATGCCAATCGAGGTCTAGTGATAGCCGATACCAACTCCTTGGTAACCAAGGGTTACTATGACTATTACATGGAGACTGAGGACCAAGGGGACTTATCAGGAGAAACCTTTGACAATCTCTTTGCCTCTATCTTGGCCAAGGAAAAATGGGATTTGATTCTCTTTGTGCAGCCTGTGGGTTCCTATGTTAATGACGGGTTTAGAGATATGACCATGGCAGAAGACCACATTCGCTACAGTTTTTCCCAGCATTTGGATCAGATGAGAGAGATATATTTAACCAACATTCCACTAGTTTATCTAGCGGAGGATTATCTAGGCAATTATGAAGCAGCAAAAGTGGCTATTGATGCCATTTACCAAGCAGATTAG
- the glpK gene encoding glycerol kinase GlpK: protein MSQEKYIMAIDQGTTSSRAIIFNKKGEKVSSSQKEFTQIFPQAGWVEHNANEIWNSVQSVIAGAFIESGVKPSQIKAIGITNQRETTVVWDKKTGLPIYNAIVWQSRQTAPLAEQLKSQGYVEKFHEKTGLIIDAYFSATKVRWILDHVEGAQERAEKGELLFGTIDTWLVWKLTDGAAHVTDYSNAARTMLYNIKELKWDDEILEILNIPKAMLPEVRSNSEIYGKTAPFHFYGGEVPISGMAGDQQAALFGQLAFEPGMVKNTYGTGSFIIMNTGEEMQLSENNLLTTIGYGINGKVYYALEGSIFIAGSAIQWLRDGLRMVENSPESEKYALNSHNNDEVYVVPAFTGLGAPYWNQNARGSVFGLTRGTSKEDFIKATLQSIAYQVRDIIDTMQVDAQTAIQVLKVDGGAAMNNFLMQFQADILGIDIARAKNLETTALGAAFLAGLSVGYWKDLDELKLLNETGELFEPSMNESRKEQLYKGWKKAVKATQVFAEIDD from the coding sequence ATGTCACAAGAAAAATACATCATGGCTATTGACCAAGGAACGACCAGTTCTCGTGCCATCATTTTTAACAAAAAAGGAGAAAAGGTCAGCTCTAGTCAAAAAGAGTTCACTCAGATTTTCCCTCAAGCAGGTTGGGTAGAACACAATGCCAATGAAATTTGGAACTCTGTTCAGTCAGTTATCGCGGGTGCTTTCATCGAAAGTGGTGTGAAACCAAGTCAAATCAAGGCCATCGGGATTACCAACCAGCGTGAAACAACTGTCGTCTGGGATAAGAAAACAGGGCTCCCTATCTACAACGCGATTGTTTGGCAGTCTCGTCAGACTGCTCCTCTGGCTGAACAGCTGAAAAGCCAAGGTTATGTGGAAAAATTTCATGAAAAGACTGGTTTGATCATTGATGCTTACTTCTCTGCGACTAAGGTTCGTTGGATTTTGGACCATGTAGAAGGAGCTCAAGAGCGAGCTGAAAAAGGAGAATTGCTCTTTGGTACCATTGATACTTGGTTGGTTTGGAAATTGACTGATGGTGCGGCTCACGTGACCGACTACTCCAATGCGGCTCGTACCATGCTCTATAACATTAAAGAACTCAAATGGGATGATGAGATTTTGGAAATTCTTAACATTCCTAAGGCCATGCTTCCAGAAGTTCGTTCTAACTCTGAAATCTATGGAAAGACTGCTCCATTCCATTTCTATGGTGGAGAAGTGCCAATCTCAGGTATGGCTGGGGACCAACAGGCAGCCCTCTTCGGTCAGTTGGCTTTTGAACCAGGTATGGTCAAAAATACTTATGGAACAGGTTCTTTCATCATTATGAACACTGGTGAAGAGATGCAGTTGTCTGAAAATAACCTCTTGACAACGATTGGTTATGGAATCAACGGCAAGGTTTACTATGCTTTGGAGGGTTCTATCTTCATCGCAGGAAGTGCCATTCAGTGGCTTCGTGATGGACTTCGCATGGTTGAAAATTCACCAGAGTCTGAAAAATATGCTCTCAATTCTCACAACAATGACGAAGTTTATGTCGTACCTGCCTTTACAGGTCTAGGGGCTCCATACTGGAACCAAAATGCTCGTGGTTCGGTCTTTGGCTTAACTCGTGGAACAAGCAAAGAAGACTTTATCAAGGCAACCTTGCAATCTATCGCTTATCAAGTGCGTGACATCATTGATACGATGCAAGTGGATGCTCAGACAGCTATCCAAGTCTTGAAAGTAGATGGTGGTGCAGCTATGAATAACTTCCTCATGCAGTTCCAAGCTGACATCTTGGGAATCGACATCGCACGCGCCAAAAACTTGGAAACAACTGCCCTAGGAGCAGCCTTCCTAGCTGGTTTGTCAGTAGGCTACTGGAAAGACTTGGATGAGTTGAAACTCTTAAATGAGACTGGAGAACTCTTTGAGCCATCCATGAACGAATCGCGCAAGGAACAACTCTACAAGGGCTGGAAGAAGGCTGTGAAAGCAACGCAAGTCTTTGCGGAAATCGATGACTAA
- a CDS encoding helix-turn-helix domain-containing protein: MYLGDLMEKAESGQFLVLSFLLQDSQTTVKKAMEETGFSKATLTKYISLINENALERGLELTIHLEDENLRLSIGAATKGREIRSLFLDNAIKYQILVYLLYHQQFLAHQLTQELMISEATLGRHLASLNQILSEFDLSIQNGRWRGPEHQIRYFYFCLFRKVWSSREWEGHMQKAERKQEIASLEEICGASLSSGQKLDLVLWAHISQQRLRVNACQFQVIEEKMRGYFDNIFYLRLLRKAPSFFAGQHIPLGTEDGEMMIFFSFLLSHRILPLHTMEYILGFGGELAALLTQMIQEMKKEELLGDYTEDHVTYELSQLCGQVYLYKGYILQDQYRYQTENRHPYLLMEHDFRGTAERIFHILSAFHQGTDLDKKILWEWLQLIEYMAENGGQHMRIGLDLTSGFLVFSRMAAILKRYLEYNRFITIEAYDPSRHYDLLITNNPIHKKEQTLVYYLKNDLDMEDLAKIRQMLFA; encoded by the coding sequence ATGTATTTAGGTGATTTGATGGAAAAAGCTGAATCTGGTCAATTTTTAGTCCTTTCCTTTCTATTACAAGATTCGCAGACAACAGTCAAGAAAGCTATGGAAGAAACAGGTTTTTCAAAGGCGACCTTAACCAAGTACATTTCTCTGATTAACGAAAATGCCTTGGAAAGAGGTTTAGAGCTGACCATCCACTTGGAAGATGAAAATCTGCGTCTGTCGATTGGTGCAGCTACCAAGGGGAGAGAGATTCGGAGCTTGTTTTTAGACAATGCCATTAAATACCAAATTTTGGTTTACCTTCTCTATCACCAACAGTTTCTAGCTCATCAGTTGACTCAAGAATTGATGATTAGCGAGGCCACGCTTGGTCGCCATTTGGCTAGTTTAAATCAGATTTTGTCAGAATTTGATTTATCTATTCAAAATGGTCGTTGGCGAGGTCCGGAGCATCAGATTCGCTATTTCTATTTCTGTCTTTTCCGCAAGGTTTGGTCCAGTCGGGAGTGGGAAGGTCACATGCAGAAAGCTGAGAGAAAACAAGAGATTGCCAGCTTAGAAGAAATCTGCGGTGCTAGCTTGTCTTCGGGCCAGAAATTGGACTTGGTTCTCTGGGCTCATATCAGTCAACAGCGTCTTCGGGTCAATGCCTGTCAGTTTCAAGTCATAGAAGAAAAAATGAGAGGGTATTTTGACAATATTTTCTATCTTCGTTTGCTTCGAAAGGCTCCGTCTTTTTTTGCTGGGCAACACATCCCTCTAGGAACTGAGGATGGGGAGATGATGATTTTCTTCTCTTTCCTCCTTTCTCATCGCATTTTGCCACTTCATACTATGGAGTATATTCTTGGATTTGGGGGAGAACTTGCGGCTTTACTAACACAAATGATCCAGGAAATGAAGAAGGAGGAGCTGCTGGGGGACTACACAGAGGACCATGTCACCTATGAACTCAGCCAGCTCTGTGGTCAAGTTTATCTATACAAGGGCTATATCTTGCAAGATCAGTACAGATACCAGACAGAGAATCGCCATCCCTATTTGCTGATGGAACATGATTTTAGAGGGACTGCAGAGAGAATTTTTCATATCTTGTCAGCCTTTCATCAGGGGACCGACCTGGATAAGAAAATTCTCTGGGAATGGCTCCAGTTGATAGAGTATATGGCAGAAAATGGTGGCCAACATATGAGGATTGGTCTGGATTTGACATCTGGTTTTCTTGTCTTTTCAAGGATGGCTGCCATTTTGAAACGGTATTTGGAATACAATCGTTTCATTACCATAGAAGCCTATGATCCTAGTCGACATTATGATTTGTTGATTACCAACAACCCGATTCATAAGAAAGAACAGACTCTGGTCTATTATTTAAAAAATGATTTGGATATGGAGGATTTGGCGAAGATTCGTCAGATGCTCTTTGCTTAA
- the pnuC gene encoding nicotinamide riboside transporter PnuC has translation MKKLTEKITQFIENFKNVHAEARKIGFAGIMRLLWKDLFVGRSLFQWLYLIALSSVPLILEFTQNTQSHDWLSLFASWTGIVCVILVAEGRASNYLFGAINSAIYLILAMNATFYGEVLTTVYFFVMQPIGLYAWLSNRINEQEKPEESHFEAKKLSVLDWLKYLALTAIIWIGMGLAYQSINSARPFRDSVTDATNGVGQLLMTRLYREQWIFWIATNLFSIYLWWGENIHIQGMYWVYTLNSLVGWYQWTKAVRKEA, from the coding sequence ATGAAAAAACTAACTGAAAAAATCACACAATTTATCGAAAACTTTAAAAATGTCCATGCCGAAGCCCGTAAGATCGGTTTTGCAGGGATCATGCGCTTGCTATGGAAAGATCTCTTTGTCGGCCGTAGCCTTTTCCAGTGGTTGTATCTCATTGCCCTGTCAAGTGTTCCCTTGATCTTGGAATTCACGCAAAATACGCAAAGTCATGATTGGCTGAGCTTATTTGCATCCTGGACTGGGATTGTCTGTGTTATCCTAGTAGCAGAAGGGCGTGCAAGCAATTATCTCTTTGGGGCCATTAACTCGGCAATCTACTTGATCTTGGCCATGAATGCGACTTTTTATGGAGAAGTCTTGACGACTGTTTACTTCTTTGTCATGCAGCCGATTGGTCTTTATGCTTGGCTGTCCAATCGTATCAATGAACAGGAAAAACCAGAAGAATCCCACTTTGAAGCTAAGAAATTATCTGTTCTTGACTGGCTCAAGTACTTGGCCTTGACTGCTATTATCTGGATTGGTATGGGCTTGGCTTATCAAAGTATCAATAGTGCTCGACCTTTCCGTGATAGTGTAACCGATGCGACCAATGGTGTTGGTCAGCTCTTGATGACACGTCTCTACCGTGAGCAATGGATTTTCTGGATTGCAACCAATCTCTTTAGTATCTATCTCTGGTGGGGTGAAAATATCCACATTCAAGGGATGTACTGGGTTTACACACTCAACAGTCTAGTGGGTTGGTACCAATGGACTAAGGCAGTTCGAAAGGAGGCATAA
- a CDS encoding NUDIX domain-containing protein, producing the protein MADIKIPEGMTEKEYYEIHASQEEFLDWYYKQELPQYEKPSVTVDMVAYCFVEGKIKLLLIRRKAHPYQNCLALVGGFMDKGEDAAHACQREVREEVDLDLPLEKIEQLMTVSTPGRDPRGWTVTIAHLVYLPSRALELVQAGDDAKDVVFVDVDFQTGKCYLEGVELDERAFAFDHYAIIQESIKRIQGRLDWNPTFLYLLEEEFTVYEGTELVNLINPGRPIVSNNFLVKYGEYVEEVGLKRVPKKKPRKTYQLK; encoded by the coding sequence ATGGCAGACATAAAGATTCCAGAAGGGATGACGGAAAAAGAATATTATGAAATCCATGCCAGTCAGGAGGAGTTTTTGGATTGGTACTACAAGCAGGAACTCCCTCAATACGAAAAACCAAGTGTGACGGTGGATATGGTAGCCTACTGCTTTGTTGAAGGAAAGATCAAACTCTTATTAATTCGTCGCAAGGCCCACCCTTATCAAAACTGTTTGGCCTTAGTTGGAGGCTTTATGGACAAGGGAGAAGATGCTGCACATGCCTGTCAACGCGAGGTGAGAGAAGAAGTCGATCTCGATCTACCTTTGGAAAAAATCGAGCAATTGATGACCGTATCGACCCCCGGTCGTGATCCACGGGGCTGGACAGTGACCATTGCCCACTTAGTGTACCTACCTAGTCGTGCATTAGAACTGGTTCAGGCAGGTGACGATGCCAAGGATGTGGTTTTTGTAGATGTCGATTTCCAGACAGGCAAATGCTACCTTGAGGGAGTCGAGCTGGACGAGAGAGCCTTTGCCTTTGACCATTATGCCATTATCCAAGAATCCATCAAACGAATCCAAGGCCGTCTCGACTGGAATCCAACCTTCCTCTATCTGCTAGAGGAAGAGTTCACTGTCTACGAGGGAACTGAACTGGTCAATCTCATCAACCCCGGTCGCCCCATCGTCAGCAATAACTTTCTCGTAAAATACGGCGAATATGTAGAAGAAGTTGGACTCAAACGAGTACCCAAAAAGAAACCAAGAAAAACCTATCAATTGAAATAA
- the dusB gene encoding tRNA dihydrouridine synthase DusB, whose protein sequence is MTNLNTPFMIGNVEIPNRTVLAPMAGVTNSAFRTIAKELGAGLVVMEMVSDKGIQYNNEKTLHMLHIDEGENPVSIQLFGSDEDSLARAAEFIQENTKTDIVDINMGCPVNKIVKNEAGAMWLKDPDKIYSIINKVQSVLDIPLTVKMRTGWADPSLAVENALAAEAAGVSALAMHGRTREQMYTGHADLETLHKVAQALTKIPFIANGDIRTVQEAKQRIEEVGADAVMIGRAAMGNPYLFNQINHYFETGEILPDLTFEDKMKIAYEHLKRLINLKGENVAVREFRGLAPHYLRGTSGAAKLRGAISQASTLAEIEELLQLDKV, encoded by the coding sequence ATGACAAATCTTAATACACCTTTTATGATTGGCAATGTTGAGATTCCCAATCGTACTGTTTTAGCACCCATGGCTGGAGTCACTAACTCAGCCTTTCGCACCATCGCAAAAGAGCTCGGAGCTGGACTCGTTGTCATGGAAATGGTCTCTGACAAGGGCATCCAATACAACAATGAAAAAACCCTTCACATGCTTCATATTGACGAAGGAGAAAATCCCGTGTCAATCCAACTTTTTGGTAGTGATGAAGACAGCCTCGCACGCGCAGCAGAATTCATCCAAGAAAACACCAAGACCGATATCGTCGATATCAACATGGGCTGCCCTGTTAACAAAATCGTGAAAAACGAAGCTGGCGCTATGTGGCTCAAGGACCCAGACAAGATCTACTCTATTATCAATAAGGTCCAATCTGTCCTTGATATCCCCCTCACTGTCAAAATGCGTACAGGCTGGGCTGACCCATCTCTGGCTGTAGAAAATGCCCTTGCTGCTGAAGCAGCAGGTGTTTCTGCCCTTGCCATGCACGGCCGTACCCGCGAACAAATGTACACAGGTCACGCAGACCTCGAGACCCTTCACAAGGTTGCTCAAGCTCTGACCAAGATTCCATTTATCGCCAATGGTGACATCCGTACGGTACAAGAAGCCAAACAGCGTATCGAAGAAGTCGGGGCTGACGCTGTCATGATTGGTCGCGCAGCCATGGGAAATCCCTACCTCTTCAATCAAATCAATCACTATTTTGAAACGGGAGAAATTCTCCCTGATTTGACTTTCGAGGACAAGATGAAAATCGCCTACGAACATTTGAAACGCTTGATTAACCTCAAAGGGGAAAACGTAGCCGTTCGTGAATTCCGTGGTCTCGCTCCTCACTATCTTCGGGGAACATCTGGTGCAGCCAAACTTCGCGGCGCCATTTCACAGGCCAGCACATTGGCAGAGATTGAAGAACTCTTGCAATTAGATAAAGTATAA